In Schistocerca serialis cubense isolate TAMUIC-IGC-003099 chromosome 3, iqSchSeri2.2, whole genome shotgun sequence, the following proteins share a genomic window:
- the LOC126471006 gene encoding uncharacterized protein LOC126471006 — MQQPPPPRLTPPPPSVPRLMLASGAAPNHATATAPAADTSTAISATCDALLWCCPQPPTQQPPPPRLTPPPPSVPHLMLSSGAAPSHATATATVADTSTAISATSDALLWCCPQPRNSHRHRG; from the exons ATGCAACAGCCACCGCCACCGCGGCTGACACCTCCACCGCCATCAGTGCCACGTCTGATGCTCGCCTCTGGTGCTGCCCCCAACCACGCAACAGCCACCGCCCCTGCGGCTGACACCTCCACCGCCATCAGTGCCACGTGTGATGCTCTCCTCTGGTGCTGCCCCCAGCCAC CCACACAACAGCCACCGCCACCGCGGCTGACACCTCCACCGCCATCAGTGCCACATCTGATGCTCTCCTCTGGTGCTGCCCCCAGCCACGCAACAGCCACCGCCACCGTGGCTGACACCTCCACCGCCATCAGTGCCACGTCTGATGCTCTCCTCTGGTGCTGCCCCCAGCCACGCAACAGCCACCGCCACCGCGGCTGA